Proteins from a genomic interval of Lolium perenne isolate Kyuss_39 chromosome 1, Kyuss_2.0, whole genome shotgun sequence:
- the LOC127296941 gene encoding WPP domain-interacting tail-anchored protein 1 yields MMNVDSTINGASVQENTLPGGDRINLVGTNMESLTRVELELAFASEKLLNLEMLVMEIARRATDFEPLTWENESVSSETAENAFELDLLYGILDAEVQELDDMISSLQIDARNVEHKVYDEQSEGKVKAKLDAAMSSLKQMQDLIADIRKESAKFEKAIEFSSDQAGITEHGVCENGHMSSDTSMQTEDQRRNVLQMLEQSIASELDLEKKLSDSRYVVEELEMKLHHRKQEIYFLEELTETNSGRLFEAENASDLLLGTSRELISRLNTTQFHLSASISREDDLNSKLEDSLMELSFLKTNQETRMQEDSKKVGAEEAAQNQALLSLQHKVEELENHIRESDSQLLLEKASSEASQEKQNVLHTELSTLETIVMNLKDDVLRAENRAQNAEVRCMQLTKDNIELSGELSSLKSQDSDKASLLERELMESNAQLEHAKASVDAIVEQKIMLTSTISDMEHMIEDLKGKLSKAETRALNAESKCTLLTDANLELSEELSFLRGRVESLENSLREANHVKISTVKDIGIRTKVITDLVTKLAMERERLHLQISMLTKKNKILAHKCKGSVKDGTKLYKNTTGKDVELQFNKLAEGIAPDFSSSQNEVEKRADSINEEETKTYTREEGDSSGDGTLEATRTIKPSLLNWKYVAVAFAAMLAAVLVYLLVEEDVKGRMAL; encoded by the exons ATGATGAATGTCGATAGCACCATAAATGGCGCTTCTGTCCAAGAAAATACCCTGCCTGGAGGAGATAGGATAAATTTAGTAGGAACCAACATGGAAAGCCTTACAAGAGTAGAACTCGAACTTGCATTTGCCTCCGAGAAATTACTAAATTTGGAGATGCTGGTGATGGAAATAGCTCGCCGAGCTACTGATTTTGAGCCTCTTACCTGGGAAAACGAATCTGTTTCTTCCGAGACTGCTGAAAATGCTTTCGAGTTGGACCTCTTGTACGGTATCCTCGATGCAGAAGTCCAAGAGTTAGATGACATGATTAGTTCTCTTCAGATTGACGCTAGAAATGTGGAGCACAAGGTTTATGATGAACAGTCTGAAGGCAAGGTTAAAGCTAAGTTGGATGCTGCTATGTCTTCTTTGAAACAGATGCAGGATCTAATTGCTGATATCAGAAAGGAGTCTGCAAAGTTCGAGAAAGCCATTGAGTTTTCTAGCGACCAAGCAG GAATTACTGAACACGGTGTGTGTGAAAATGGTCATATGTCATCCGACACtagtatgcagactgaagatcaaagGAGAAATGTTTTGCAGATGCTAGAACAATCCATAGCAAGTGAGCTAGATCTTGAAAAGAAGCTCTCTGATTCGAGATATGTTGTAGAAGAACTTGAAATGAAGCTTCATCACCGTAAACAAGAAATATATTTCCTAGAAGAATTAACAGAAACTAATTCGGGGAGATTGTTTGAAGCAGAAAATGCTTCTGATTTACTCTTGGGAACTTCTAGGGAACTTATAAGTAGACTTAATACCACACAGTTTCATTTAAGTGCATCCATATCTAGAGAAGATGATCTCAACTCGAAGTTAGAAGACAGCTTGATGGAACTATCTTTTCTGAAAACAAACCAAGAGACGAGGATGCAAGAAGATAGTAAAAAAGTTGGAGCTGAAGAAGCTGCGCAGAATCAGGCGTTGTTGTCCTTGCAACATAAGGTGGAGGAACTAGAAAACCATATAAGGGAATCTGATTCACAGTTGTTGTTGGAAAAGGCATCATCAGAAGCAAGTCAGGAAAAGCAGAATGTGCTACACACTGAGCTAAGCACACTGGAAACTATTGTTATGAATCTCAAAGATGATGTCTTGAGAGCTGAAAATAGAGCACAAAATGCTGAGGTAAGGTGCATGCAGTTAACCAAAGATAATATTGAGCTCAGTGGGGAGCTAAGCTCTCTTAAAAGCCAGGATTCAGACAAGGCCAGTCTTCTGGAGAGGGAATTAATGGAGTCAAATGCCCAGTTGGAGCATGCAAAGGCATCAGTTGATGCCATTGTTGAACAGAAGATTATGCTGACATCTACAATATCTGACATGGAGCATATGATTGAAGATCTGAAAGGAAAGCTTTCTAAAGCTGAAACCAGGGCTCTAAATGCTGAATCAAAGTGTACATTATTAACTGACGCTAATTTGGAACTTAGTGAAGAGCTATCATTTCTGAGAGGTCGAGTTGAAAGTCTAGAAAACTCGTTACGTGAAGCCAACCATGTGAAAATATCCACTGTCAAGGACATTGGTATCAGAACTAAAGTTATTACTGACTTGGTCACAAAACTTGCAATGGAAAGAGAACGACTTCATCTCCAG ATTTCTATGTTAACAAAGAAGAACAAGATATTGGCTCACAAGTGCAAAGGAAGTGTTAAGGATGGTACGAAGTTGTACAAAAACACTACCGGTAAAGATGTTGAACTTCAGTTCAATAAATTGGCTGAGGGAATAGCTCCAGATTTTTCATCATCACAAAATGAG GTGGAGAAACGTGCAGATTCTATCAACGAGGAGGAAACCAAGACATACACACGAGAGGAGGGGGACTCCTCTGGCGATGGCACACTGGAGGCAACACGAACCATAAAGCCTTCGCTGCTCAACTGGAAGTACGTAGCCGTGGCATTTGCAGCCATGCTGGCTGCTGTCCTTGTATACCTGCTAGTTGAAGAAGACGTCAAGGGCCGGATGGCATTGTGA
- the LOC127344464 gene encoding lysine histidine transporter 2-like — protein MSSPESDIMEEYVETVKERKVEEKLKDVNLDKWLPITSSRTAKWYYSAFHNVTAMVGAGVLGLPFAMSQLGWGPGVVVIVSSFGITLYTLWQMVEMHEMVPGKRFDRYHELGQHAFGDKLGLWIIVPQQLIVDVSTDIVYMVTGGQSLKKFHDLVCNGHCKDIRLTYFIMIFGSVHFLLAQMPNFNSISGVSAAAAVMSICYSMVAFFASVLKGHPVGAAAVDYGLRATSTAGQVFGVLNALGAVAFAFAGHNVVLEIQATIPSTPEQPSKKPMWRGVVVAYTIVALCYFTVAFGGYYAFGSSVNPNVLITLDKPRWLIAAANLMVVIHVIGSYQVYAMPVYDMMETVLVKKLKFAPGLPLRITARSAYVALTMFTGMTFPFFDGLLGFFGGFAFAPTTYFIPCIIWLMLRKPARYSATWFINWVFIVIGVLLTLLTPIGGLRQIILDAKTFKFYS, from the coding sequence ATGTCGTCGCCGGAATCGGATATCATGGAGGAGTACGTGGAGACGGTGAAGGAGCGGAAGGTGGAGGAGAAGCTCAAGGACGTGAACCTGGACAAGTGGCTCCCCATCACGTCGTCGCGCACCGCCAAGTGGTACTACTCGGCCTTCCACAACGTCACGGCCATGGTGGGCGCCGGTGTGCTCGGCCTCCCGTTCGCCATGTCTCAGCTGGGCTGGGGCCCCGGCGTCGTGGTGATCGTGTCGTCGTTTGGGATCACGCTGTACACGCTGTGGCAGATGGTCGAGATGCACGAGATGGTCCCCGGGAAGCGGTTCGACCGGTACCACGAGCTCGGGCAGCACGCGTTCGGCGACAAGCTGGGTCTCTGGATCATCGTGCCTCAGCAGCTCATCGTCGACGTGAGCACCGACATCGTCTACATGGTCACGGGCGGCCAGTCGCTCAAGAAGTTCCATGACCTCGTCTGCAACGGCCACTGCAAGGACATCAGGCTCACCTACTTCATCATGATCTTCGGCTCCGTCCACTTCCTCCTGGCCCAGATGCCCAATTTCAACTCCATCTCCGGCGTGTCCGCCGCTGCTGCCGTCATGTCCATCTGCTACTCCATGGTCGCCTTCTTCGCGTCGGTGTTGAAGGGGCACCCGGTTGGGGCTGCCGCCGTCGACTACGGGCTCAGGGCCACGTCCACGGCAGGGCAGGTGTTCGGCGTGCTCAACGCTCTCGGCGCTGTCGCGTTCGCCTTCGCCGGCCACAACGTGGTACTCGAGATCCAGGCCACCATCCCATCTACCCCGGAGCAGCCATCGAAGAAGCCCATGTGGCGTGGCGTGGTCGTCGCCTACACCATCGTCGCGCTCTGCTATTTCACCGTCGCCTTTGGCGGCTACTACGCCTTCGGCAGCTCCGTCAACCCCAACGTCCTCATCACGCTCGACAAGCCGCGCTGGCTCATCGCCGCCGCTAACCTCATGGTCGTCATCCACGTCATCGGCAGCTACCAGGTCTACGCCATGCCCGTCTACGACATGATGGAGACCGTGCTCGTCAAGAAGCTCAAGTTCGCCCCCGGCCTCCCTCTCCGCATCACCGCCCGCTCCGCCTACGTCGCCCTCACCATGTTCACCGGCATGACCTTCCCCTTCTTCGACGGCCTGCTCGGATTCTTCGGAGGCTTCGCCTTCGCGCCCACCACCTACTTCATTCCATGCATCATCTGGCTCATGCTTCGCAAGCCCGCACGATACAGCGCCACCTGGTTCATCAACTGGGTATTCATCGTCATCGGAGTCCTGCTCACGCTGCTCACTCCCATCGGTGGATTGCGCCAAATCATCCTTGATGCCAAGACTTTCAAGTTCTACTCTTAA